The Raphanus sativus cultivar WK10039 unplaced genomic scaffold, ASM80110v3 Scaffold0176, whole genome shotgun sequence DNA window ATTTTAAAACCGAACAACCAATTTTACTTATGTATTGGTTATAATGGAAATAGAAATAAGATACTTTTAAATCGAAGAACTGATTGATACCTGAACTCATAAGTACAACGGATAGTATTGATTCTTCGAAGATTTATTAACCCCGACAACCCGATCCGAATCTAATAGAATCTGAACAAGTTCCAAACCGAACTTTTATATAACTCGAATCGGACTAACTTTGATAAATCCGAAAAAACCAAAACCTGATTTAACAAAACTGAAACACAATTAGACCCCGATTGCCGAAGCCTACTTTAAATATACAATGTATGGgcaatttttttcatttaagtttgtgcattttcaaaattttgataatatggGCCGACTTGTTGCTAGTCTGATTTATATGCACGCAGTCACTTGATATATGATGATGATAAATTAAACTATCCATAAAGTATGACCAAGTTTGGTTAAAATAACACAACAGAGGCATATAAGAGTACATGAAAGTATGTTTTTGGTTCACTCTTCCATAATCTTTTAAAGCTCAGAGAGTCCGACTTCTTGAGTGGAAGGTCGATAAGCTACGAAGGTGCTATTAGTTGAAAAGGAGCCTGGATTGAAACATGTTATTCCTCTATCTTTGGAAACCTTTTGCTCACTCATGTCACCTAATACTATCTGTttcaaaacaacaacaacaacaacaatcctTTGATTGGCTCTTGTCTTTTGTCACTACAAACTAGGCggaacaaaaactaaaaaatgagATTTAAGAATATACCGTATGAGGAGTTGGGTATAGTCGAAGAGAGTGATCGTAGTTCCAAATGATAGGTTGCACCATGAGAGGCAGAGGACATAGGTGGCTCTGGTGAGTTATTGTGTAGACAAGCTGAACCAACACATTTCACAAGTTTCAGATTATTCAGGCACTAACCGGAAAACATTTAGAATCATAAGTTGGAAGATAAACGGAGAAGAGAGATGTGATTACATGCTTAAATGGGTCATCAGTTTCTTCAGTAGAAGGGGGTATTAAGCATGAACGGCGCATCTGGTACAGAAGGTCTTTCCGGAAAAACACAATCTCCTGGGTGTAGAACTTTACTCTGCATttaacaaagacaaaaaaaaatacatctcAATAAATCAAATGTTTCATCATAATTCAGAATGATCAACAAGAATAGTGTGTATATAGAACTTACCTGCATGGATTGCTAGAAAAGATCGCATTGGGAATAACATCTCGAAGCTCTTCGGTTAAATAGTTTGGTAAACCGCATCTTGGCAATACTGTTGAAGGACCTGTCAGATATAATGAGTTCTTATTAGTCATGTCTCTTCCTCATGGACCCTATCTTTATTTAGATAGTGATGGAGATGGTAGTACCTGCATCATCAGGGCCTGGAATGAATAAAAACCGACTACTTTCTTTTAGCCGTGGATGGTTTCCAATCATTCTTCCGAGTTTACCAAACTGCTTCCTGAAAATTAAATGGATATGTCATCAAGAATATATAAGAACATATACTTGATACAATGAATCCTCCTTACCTAAGGCTTGAATAAGAACTAGCGGATAAGTTGCATGGGCGAGAACAAAAGTTTCCCATGAAAACAAACAAGGAAGGCACAATCTCCAGACTTTCAAAACCATCAAGAACCTTTTCTAGCTTCCCGAGAACCTTCTCTACGGACAACACATTTTGGAGTTCAAGCAATGCCTCTTTAATCGCAAAAAGGAGGTATTATAACAGATGATAAAAACACAGTAGCTGGTACTCAAAACGTACCTCTTCGTCATCCAGCCATATGTCAGACAATATGACAAATGTTTCATTTACTGCTTGCCTTTCTAACTCTGCAAGTCGATTCTGTGATAACAACATTTACTTCAGCTGTGACCTATTATTAAaggaaaatttacaaatttctCAATCCAAAAGTACAAACAAGGACTCAGGGATCACCTTCTCTTCATTGGTTAGTATGCCACTTCCGAAGAAGTCGTACCCAGAATGTGCCTTGAGAGTTTTGTTTCTGTCTTCTAAAGGAGGAAATCCGCAGTTAATAACCTAATAAACATGGGGAAAAAGGACGAGTTAGCTAAAGAATGTATTTTATAGTCCCACCTATAACTAACATTTTGGTCTCACGATGAACATTTTGACTAAAATCGGTATGAGTGTGTGCACCTTAGAATATAATACATAAATCTCCCTGGTCAGCAAAATAAAGTAAAGTAAATCTAGATTTTACCTGAAAGATACCATTCTTCATTTCACCTTCTGCCATAATTATAGTATTCTCAGTGAAAAACCCGGTGGTTATCTTGTACTGACTGTCAAGGAAAAGTACTCAAATGCAATTCATGACTAACTCTATGATGTTATCAACtttagctaaaaaaaaaaagaaaaaggatatTGCTTTGGTCAAATCAATCTCAACAGAAGCAGAAAGGTCTTCCAAGTAGAAATGTCCATCTTCCAGCTGTGAGATCACACCCATCACCCATTTCTTTCCCATTTGAACAACTAGAGACTGTATTGGAGATATCtgctcacaaaaaaaaaaaagaacatgacTTTAACACCAAAAAAGGAAAacacattattattattattatttttaaagaaaaaccaACCTCACAGTTGTGAAACTGAGAAATCTCAGGATCAAAAGCTGGCCTAGAAAAAAGCTCATCGCGAGAAACTCTCTGCAACAGCAACTTGAATCGTTCCCTGTATAATTCTGTTTTCGAAGAAGCCTCACCGTGAACAGACAAACTACTCGTATGCTCGATGAACTGCCTCGTAACAGAATCATATCGATGCTTTGGGATGAGAAAGGCGTCGATGACAGCCAAGGAAGAAACACTGGAGGAAGGTTCCTCCGCGGCATCATTAGCTCCTAACAAGAGATTAATCACTCCTTCAACTGATTCCGCATCCACTGCGCGTGAATTAACTGCCACAAAAAAGTCCAAATTAGTATATCAGAATCGAAGGAAATGAATCTGAGGAGGGGAATACGATTTTCCATCTGGAGGTGGTCGAGGAGGAGATCGATCGCTTCTCCTTCATCGTCGCCGGGGAATTGGTCGGCGAAGGCGAGTATGCTGTTGAGAGCGTCGATCTTGAGGCTGTAACCTctgattttgaatttcttcTGTATCTTTTTCCTCATACTCATCTTCTTCGAATCAATTAATCGATGactcttctctttctctgaatctgctttttgttttgctttttggTTTGGGCGGGATCTTCTCAAATCGGCGGGAAATGAAAGCCCTAGTCGGTGAAAGTGaaaccttttgtttttttttttgcgctAATAATACACTGTTTACGTTATTGCCCCTCTAGCGACAAATCAAACAAGCTAAACCGGGTGGTTCAgaacttttttattattattattattattattattattattattattattattattattattattatattactaGGTCCTGGTTGGTAATAATTGTATTTTACATTTGCCCGtataattttcgtttttttcaGAAAGACCGCATAATTTTTTTTCGGTAGATAATTATTCCTGCATCAGTTtgtgtttgattattattttaagtagttataaatatttaatttaaaaactctaagaaatatattttattttcaatatttcatttaaacatataaaatcatattaataatgaaaataattttatgatgaTATAATAATGCAATACTAGGGTTTGGTGTGCGGGtgtaaattgattttatatgaGTCTAAATTggttttatataacaaaattattatatattatctaaaatttgaTGTTATTTACTATGTAACtgtataattttattgtttatgtatcTTGTACATAATACTATTAAAagctaaaataatataaagagtCGATCTTGATTCTTGATCTAGATCCAACTGTTTGACCCAAAAACGATGTGTTTGCTGGAAGTGTTTGTTGGAATCAGACAATAAATTTATATGGAGGTTTAGGAGAAATCATCATAGAAATCAAACGGAAAGaaacatcaaatatattttataaattaaagtttCATTACAAAGATGAGAAGAATTGTAAAGTGAATTTTATAATCTATAAATTTCTATAAGAGAGTGTTGAAGATCTAGGAAATGAAGAGAAGATTCAGCCCCCCTCTTTCTAAGAAAGAGATAGCTCCTTATTAATAGAAGAAATATGTTTAGGGTTTCCAAGTGAAATGGGCCTAATTCATTGTCCAATGGACCTTGAGAAATGATGTAAATTCATTCCAACAGTTGGTTACGATCCTAATTCATTAGCAACAAGGTTCAGAGGCGTGGCTTTTCATCctgagagaggaggaggaggaggaaaagAGTTCATCGTGCTCATTGGCTACTCTCATGACCTGTTGTTAAAAAGTACCGAGATGCGTTGGAGGCGACTTCAGAAAACATCAATAGCTGATTGCCGCGATATCGTCGTGTTCAGAGGCAAGTTCTATGCAATATTTATCAACGAGGACGTATTCGCTATC harbors:
- the LOC108830184 gene encoding DNA polymerase epsilon subunit B, producing the protein MSMRKKIQKKFKIRGYSLKIDALNSILAFADQFPGDDEGEAIDLLLDHLQMENLNSRAVDAESVEGVINLLLGANDAAEEPSSSVSSLAVIDAFLIPKHRYDSVTRQFIEHTSSLSVHGEASSKTELYRERFKLLLQRVSRDELFSRPAFDPEISQFHNCEISPIQSLVVQMGKKWVMGVISQLEDGHFYLEDLSASVEIDLTKAKITTGFFTENTIIMAEGEMKNGIFQVINCGFPPLEDRNKTLKAHSGYDFFGSGILTNEEKNRLAELERQAVNETFVILSDIWLDDEEVLGKLEKVLDGFESLEIVPSLFVFMGNFCSRPCNLSASSYSSLRKQFGKLGRMIGNHPRLKESSRFLFIPGPDDAGPSTVLPRCGLPNYLTEELRDVIPNAIFSSNPCRVKFYTQEIVFFRKDLLYQMRRSCLIPPSTEETDDPFKHLVYTITHQSHLCPLPLMVQPIIWNYDHSLRLYPTPHTIVLGDMSEQKVSKDRGITCFNPGSFSTNSTFVAYRPSTQEVGLSEL